DNA from Tripterygium wilfordii isolate XIE 37 chromosome 4, ASM1340144v1, whole genome shotgun sequence:
ATTTCATTCAAAAAAGTGTGTGGAGTCGGTACGTGACTTCGATTTACTGGTCTATCACTACCCTGACGACTGTTGGCTATGGAGACTTGCACCCTGTCAATACAAGGGAGATGATCTTTGACATTTTCTTTATGCTCTTCAATCTTGGATTGACAGCTTACTTGATTGGAAACATGACCAATTTGGTTCTCCATGGGACTAGTCGAACTAGAAGATTCGTTAGTAAACTTgttctaactttttttttatttggcattCGACGTATTTTCAAACTAAATTCTCAGTAACTGTCTGCTTATGACGTCCAGAGGGATACCATACAAGCTGCTTCAAGTTTTTCCCAGAGGAACCAACTGCCTCCTCGCTTGCAAGATCAAATGCTAGCacatttatgtttaaaatttagaACAGATTCAGAGGGACTGCAACAACAAGAAACTCTTGATTCCCTTCCTAAAGCAATTAGATCAAGCGTTTCACATTATCTTTTCTACTCTCTTGTCGATAAGGTCTACTTATTTCGTGGGGTTTCTAACGACTTGCTTTTTCAGCTGGTAAGTTTACTAAAACATGCTCAGTTTTTTCTgtcaatatttttattcatgGTGGATGGTGGATTGTGTTAGTAATTACTATTTTTAttacatgaaatttttttgaaggtGTCAGAGATGAAAGCCGAGTACTTTCCTCCCAAAGAAGATGTAATCCTGCAGAATGAAGCGCCAACAGACTTCTACGTACTTGTCAGCGGTGCTGTGGTAAAAAATTATATCCCCTTCACTTTGGTTACCATTACTTTACTTTTTTGTTCCTTTGGTTACGTTGTCTTGAATTCATATTTTCATTTCATACAAAATTTCCAATTTATAAGCTCTCATATTTGAATTTCTCCAACAGGATCTACTGGTTCTGAAAAATGGTGTTGAACAGGCAAGTTTAatcactgaaacgtgaaaagataGTCAGACTCATACATATCAGAGAATTAGTTCCACCACAAAGAATATGCTGGATTAAATTATGTTGATTTATTGCAGATTGTAGGAGAGGCAAAAACTGGTGATGTCTGTGGTGAAATTGGTGTCCTATGTTATAAGCCACAGCTCTTCACAGTGCGGACCAAACGACTGAGCCAGCTTCTACGGCTGAATCGCACTACATTCCTGAATATTATCCAGGCCAATGTTGGAGATGGAACCATAATCATGAACAATCTCCTTCAGGTCTGTATATTTTAGTTCTCAAGTCAGTAACATCTGATAGAAACCTCAGCTGTATTCTTGAGTTCTTATTTGACTAGTGTGACGTCCTTGTAACAGCATCTGAAAGATTGCAAGGACCCAATTATGGAAGGAGTTTTACTGGAAACAGAGAACATGCTTGCTCGGGGTAGAATGGACTTGCCACTCAGCATATGTTTTGCTGCATTAAGGGAAGACGATTTATTGGTGCATCAGCTGTTGAAACGAGGACTAGACCCAAATGAGTCGGACAACAATGGAAGGACAGCTCTGGTATACTAGACAATGTTCGCTTCACATTTCGATAATGCATCAAAGTCTTATAACAATCACATAATGATGTTTATGTTTGTAAAATTAGCATATAGCAGCGTCTAAAGGTAGCGAGAACTGTGTGCTTCTTCTGCTGGATTATGGGGCAGATACGAATAGTAAAGGTATTTTCTAGTCCATTACTAGATCATAACCAGTTTCAATTATACTTTAAGTAACCAGTTTCAATTATGCTTTTTCATTgttgctttttttctttttctttttagctTCTTTTATAATTGCTTCCTTGCTTCTTCAACTTTTAATTATTTGAAAGTAGTTGTTGGATAGTCTATTTGAGATTATATCAATAATCAAACATGATTATTTTCAATAGAAAGCTTCAAATTACACATAGTGGGCTCCTTTATCAGTAATCGTCCATTACGATTAAGACGTATATCTGTCTCTTTTCTGGCCTTGAAATATTTGGATATTCATTGTTGTTATGTGTTGACCTTGGCAAATCTAAAAACTGTAATTTTTGCTGTTTTCTTCAAATCTTACAATACTAGTTGACAAATATGCGAGGCATCAATGAGGTTTTGCTGACATAACAATGGATTTCCTCATTGATTATCATATGATGTGATGTAATGCATTAGTCCTTCATCGTACCTCTTAAGTTTTCTTACACTTGTAACATCTTTATCTGAAATTTTAGACTAATCTTGTCGGCTTaccataattttcttttgtttaaacTTAGTTTTTGATGTCCATTATGTATATATcagattttgatattttatacaTACATTATTGGTCTAGCATGCGTGTCAAATCCAGTGATTATACTGTCGTTTATACACAGAACATGCATGATTTAGCCATCTTGATAATTTTTCAAATGTATATGTCATCTGCAAAGGGTAGTAGTAAGAAGTCTTCTTCAGATATTATTTAAAACCTTCTAATATCAACTGGTTGGCAACCTGTCCGTTCTAAAATATCATGTGTGCTTAATAAGTCAAAGCAAATGAATCTATCTTCTCTTGATATGTCAACTTTTGTTACAAAATTTATTGTCAAGTTGCTATGAAATGTTTGTTTGTAGCATGCCTTGTGCACCAACTGTTATGGGGAGTTATTACAGTTAATGACAGAATCCTGAATGATAAAAGTTAATTTACTGACAGATTAACATATATGTTTTTTCATTGTGAACGTTGCTTTGATTGTGCTCTTTAGCAGTTTACTTAACACTTGAAACCAGTTACTAAAAATGATTCAACAAAATTTGCATTTTAAGCAGATTCGGATGGGAATGTCCCTCTATGGGAGGCAATGCTGGGTGATCATGAACCAGTAATCAAGTTGTTAAAGGACAATGGTGGAGACATAAACTGTGGAGAAGTGGGTCAGTTTGCTTGCACTGCTGCTGAGCAAAACAACTTAGACTTGCTCAAGCAAATTGTTCTGTATGGAGGGGATATCAGATGTCCTAAAAGCAATGGAACAACAGCTCTCCATGTTGCTGTTTGTGAAGACAATGTTGAAATAGTGAAATACCTCCTAGACCATGGTGCCAATATGGACGAACCAGATGTTCATGGTTGGACTCCAAGGACTCTGGCAGATCAACAAGGAcatgaagaaataaaatttatattcgAATCTCGTGAAGAGCCGAAAACTCAGTCTGTTGTCAAAATTCCAGAACAACGGCCACAGCAGCAGAGTATTCGCTTCCTTGGTAGGTTTACAAGTGAACCAACCATCCGTCCTCCATCCCAGGAAGGCACATTTTCGAATACGGATAGATCTTGGAGCCAATCCCGTCCGAGGCGAAGGACTAATAATTTCCACAACTCACTCTTTGGGATAATGTCAGCTGCCCACAATACGGAGAAAGACACGCTCTTTTCGCATAATGAGGCTAATGGCACCGGAAAGTATGGTGGAAGTAACCCTTGTAGGGTGACCATTAGTTGCCCACAAAAAGGAGAAGTTGCAGGAAAATTAGTCTTACTTCCTAAGACCTTTCAAGAGCTACTTGAGATGGGTTTGAAGAAATTTGGATTCTATCCAAGTAGAATTCTAGTCAAGGATAgtgctgaaattgatgatatagAGGTTATTCGAGATGGTGATCATCTTATATTTGAAAGCAATCAGGGTATGCAAGAAAAGAATTGTCACGTCTCCCAAAAAGAAGGGGAGTTGTAGTCGActcatttccttttgtttttttttttttgcatggttCTTCTCTGTAAGTGCCACTGGAGATGTATAAGTTCgtctcaaaaagaaaaatgaaagagaaaatttaatgaaattcatGCAGTGAAATGTCCATATTCAAACTTACAACTCGGTAACCACATGCCTTTAGATTTCCATAAATCTCTGATATGTGATATATTACCTTTGGCAACTTTTCGCTTCTCCACGTAAACTTG
Protein-coding regions in this window:
- the LOC119997960 gene encoding potassium channel AKT1-like; this translates as MDGLRNRGVFGVSVCGQEGIEQMSRDGSHYSLSNGILPSLGARSNRRVKLRRFIISPYDRRYRLWETFLVILVIYTAWVSPFEFGFLKKPQPPLSITDNVVNGFFGIDIVLTFFVAYLDRATYLFVDNPKKIAWKYIRSWLVLDVISTIPSELVQKLSPESFRSYGLFNMLRLWRLRRVSALFSRLEKDRHYNYFWVRCGKLICVTFFAVHCAGCFYYNIAANYGDPARTWIGSSLGSDFIQKSVWSRYVTSIYWSITTLTTVGYGDLHPVNTREMIFDIFFMLFNLGLTAYLIGNMTNLVLHGTSRTRRFRDTIQAASSFSQRNQLPPRLQDQMLAHLCLKFRTDSEGLQQQETLDSLPKAIRSSVSHYLFYSLVDKVYLFRGVSNDLLFQLVSEMKAEYFPPKEDVILQNEAPTDFYVLVSGAVDLLVLKNGVEQIVGEAKTGDVCGEIGVLCYKPQLFTVRTKRLSQLLRLNRTTFLNIIQANVGDGTIIMNNLLQHLKDCKDPIMEGVLLETENMLARGRMDLPLSICFAALREDDLLVHQLLKRGLDPNESDNNGRTALHIAASKGSENCVLLLLDYGADTNSKDSDGNVPLWEAMLGDHEPVIKLLKDNGGDINCGEVGQFACTAAEQNNLDLLKQIVLYGGDIRCPKSNGTTALHVAVCEDNVEIVKYLLDHGANMDEPDVHGWTPRTLADQQGHEEIKFIFESREEPKTQSVVKIPEQRPQQQSIRFLGRFTSEPTIRPPSQEGTFSNTDRSWSQSRPRRRTNNFHNSLFGIMSAAHNTEKDTLFSHNEANGTGKYGGSNPCRVTISCPQKGEVAGKLVLLPKTFQELLEMGLKKFGFYPSRILVKDSAEIDDIEVIRDGDHLIFESNQGMQEKNCHVSQKEGEL